AAATAAAAAACGTGTGCTAACAAGATGTATAGCCAATAGGGCAATTTGGAATAAATTGAAAGTCCTGTTCTTTTAGCAGGCAACGCCAAAACAAAGTTTTGACGTTTAACAAAAAGAAAATTAAAAGTAAAAACGTTTGTTTTGGCTTAGCGGTAAACCGAAAGTAAAACGCTTCCAATCTGCCCTACTGTCCATACACAGACCGTTACCACCAATTAAAAAAGAATGAAGTTCAAATTTCAAATTATCATTTCCATATTCTGTTTTCTTGTACTCACTTCTTGTAAACAGAATGTTACTGTTGAAGATGATAAAGGAAATTCACTTGAATTCGAAATCACCAACATTGAACTTACTTCAAGCGAAAAAGAAGCTCGGAAAGACAGTCTTATCATTCGTAACATCAATAAATTCTTAAAGGAGAATAACTCAGCAGTCGTACAGAACTACTTCTTTCTGTGTGACACTTTAAACATTCAACCTTTTAGAGATTATAATCCACAACACAAAAATTCGAACATTAACATTCATCTTGGCAAAAAGGAAGTATCTATCCGACCATTACCTGGATCTTATAGAATTGAAGACGGGCCATTTGGACAATATAAAATTACAGATGACAGCCTCGGAACATTTCATAGCTATGTCATTGAAATTAGATTAACCGATGATTTCGAAGTTCAAGACTATCATTCTACTTTACGGTTTTCCAAAAATGTAGGCGGAATTAACAGATTAAGTTTCAAGCGAGATATTGAATCAGATGAACAATACTTAATCGAAGAGAAAAAAGAAAAAAATAACTGGTGGTAACAAAGCATATAGCTTATGGCGGGTGAACAGCTGCCAGCAAGCCTGCCTGCCGACAAGCAGGGTTTTCGCTCCATAGCCAGCTCAGGTTTCGGTGGACAGGAAAATTCTTCGAAACAGCCACAAGCCATATTCAAACCGTTAGGCACAAGCTAAAACAACAGGAACAGAAATGACACCAAAACAACAATTAGAATCAATCCTCTCAAATGAATACGAATCGGAAGACGGAGAGTTGTATAGGGTTGAATTGTTGGACGGTATGACGGACAGCGAAATAGAAAACCTAAAAAATCAACTTCCTAATAATTTTTTACCGAACGAAATCGAAAAATTACTGAGATTCAGTAAAGGTTTTGAATTCTATGGACTTGAAGAAGTCCGTTTTGATGCATTTGGTCATTTCGGATTTGAAGAAATGTTCCCAAACTCAATCCAACTCGCAGGAGATGGATTTGGAAATTTTTGGATTTTGGATATTGACTCAAAAGGAAACTGGAATTCAGTTTACTATGTCTGTCACGATCCTGCTGTATTAGTGAAACACTCTGAAAATTTATCGGAATTCATAAAACACGTTGACGAATTCGGACAAAAAGGAAATCAATCCAACTTAGACATTATTCACGAAAAGACCGTAATGGACATTTGGAGCGAAAAAGTCGGGATAATGAAAAAAAATGAAAAGGACTATGACTCTGAAAACGAACAAGTTGAATTGCCTGAATTGTTTTTAGTAGCAGACTTGACTGATAAACCAATAAAAACAGGGTTTCCTTGGGGAAAATCAGGTCCGAACAC
The Croceimicrobium hydrocarbonivorans genome window above contains:
- a CDS encoding SMI1/KNR4 family protein, whose protein sequence is MTPKQQLESILSNEYESEDGELYRVELLDGMTDSEIENLKNQLPNNFLPNEIEKLLRFSKGFEFYGLEEVRFDAFGHFGFEEMFPNSIQLAGDGFGNFWILDIDSKGNWNSVYYVCHDPAVLVKHSENLSEFIKHVDEFGQKGNQSNLDIIHEKTVMDIWSEKVGIMKKNEKDYDSENEQVELPELFLVADLTDKPIKTGFPWGKSGPNTKITRPTDEPVWIVEKRVKQGFLSRLFGGKK